A portion of the Paenibacillus sp. PvR098 genome contains these proteins:
- a CDS encoding metalloregulator ArsR/SmtB family transcription factor, translating into MNYESEVPTRKVILTMLKTKGPLSVSKVSRELGITEMAVRRHLNTLERDSLIESKLVRQAMGRPTHQYSLTERADDLFPKKYQHLTLDLLEELESALGEDKVNLLFERRKQRLIGRFKNRMNGKSLSDRVLELSDIQNMNGYMVELERKEDGSYLLKEHNCPISQVANQYNHACSCELEMFRSLLGEEAKVERTECLAKGGSQCAYVIQHK; encoded by the coding sequence ATGAACTACGAATCGGAAGTACCCACGAGAAAAGTCATTTTGACGATGCTGAAAACAAAAGGACCGCTGAGCGTAAGTAAGGTTTCCAGAGAGCTGGGCATTACGGAAATGGCCGTGCGGCGTCATCTGAACACTCTTGAACGCGACAGCCTGATTGAATCGAAGCTTGTACGGCAGGCAATGGGTAGACCAACTCATCAGTATTCTCTGACAGAACGCGCAGATGATCTGTTTCCGAAGAAATACCAGCATTTAACGTTGGATTTGTTGGAAGAGCTGGAATCCGCTTTAGGGGAAGATAAAGTAAACCTGCTGTTCGAACGCCGCAAGCAGAGGCTGATTGGTCGCTTCAAGAACCGGATGAATGGCAAATCCTTGTCGGATCGGGTCCTGGAGCTCTCGGACATTCAGAATATGAACGGTTATATGGTAGAGCTGGAACGGAAGGAAGACGGATCCTATTTGCTCAAAGAGCATAATTGTCCCATCTCGCAGGTGGCTAACCAATATAATCACGCGTGCAGCTGTGAGCTGGAGATGTTCAGAAGCTTGCTTGGAGAAGAAGCCAAGGTGGAGCGAACGGAATGTCTGGCCAAAGGAGGCAGCCAATGTGCATATGTCATACAACATAAATAA
- a CDS encoding DUF6254 family protein — protein sequence MSHSKRREENQWKIRKQNQQPNGKIKSLAQYSAEYDSDQPKE from the coding sequence ATGAGCCATTCGAAAAGACGCGAGGAAAACCAATGGAAAATCCGTAAGCAGAATCAGCAGCCGAACGGTAAAATCAAGTCTCTTGCTCAATATTCGGCTGAATACGACTCGGATCAACCGAAGGAGTAA
- a CDS encoding MFS transporter — protein sequence MEATGNRKIKEAYERVEWMRTFFWTGCLSYLLIGLAHVIMGSLLPEILAYYGKDYGDGGLLISLQFAGFLIGVLSGPWCAQKLGKRGALLLCLFCLSAAQLVFFSLPVWGLMLAIAPLAGFGFGMVETIIGALVIQHMEGSQKTSSMTRLEVFFGLGALLMPLLSSMLMAIGWWRGAFLCLSVLSTVVFVLWWLLPLGKMEGLMSRQSGVRERSAEARSRVRMSRTSWRLLTLFLLVFALYVGTEMSVANFLPSILIANVGVTPEIGALGVTCFWAAITVGRLFAAQLAERLGKSRYLLLSSSGGAMILAGFTMSDGAAASFTLIMLLGLVMSGMFAVALVYANEFFQGREERITSMLIAAGGVGGALVPLLTGGLMERLSIQQALWVLVLFYVLMLILVLQASRVGEGKGDPSV from the coding sequence GTGGAGGCTACGGGCAATCGCAAAATCAAAGAAGCTTATGAACGGGTGGAATGGATGAGGACATTTTTTTGGACCGGTTGTTTATCTTATTTATTGATTGGATTGGCACATGTCATTATGGGATCCCTTCTCCCTGAAATTTTGGCATATTACGGCAAGGATTACGGTGATGGCGGACTCCTCATATCCCTGCAGTTCGCCGGGTTCTTAATCGGCGTGCTTTCAGGCCCTTGGTGTGCCCAAAAGCTTGGGAAACGGGGAGCGCTGCTGTTGTGTCTGTTCTGCTTGAGCGCGGCGCAGCTTGTCTTTTTCTCTCTGCCGGTATGGGGTCTGATGTTAGCCATCGCGCCTTTGGCAGGTTTTGGATTCGGGATGGTGGAGACCATTATCGGGGCTTTAGTTATTCAGCATATGGAGGGTAGTCAAAAAACATCCTCGATGACAAGATTGGAGGTCTTCTTCGGCCTGGGCGCGCTGCTGATGCCCTTGCTTTCCTCCATGCTCATGGCAATCGGATGGTGGCGGGGGGCTTTCTTATGTCTGAGTGTCCTTTCCACGGTTGTTTTCGTCCTTTGGTGGCTGCTGCCGCTGGGCAAGATGGAGGGGTTAATGAGCCGACAATCCGGGGTGCGGGAACGATCTGCCGAAGCGAGAAGCCGGGTCCGGATGAGCAGAACCTCCTGGAGATTGCTTACCTTGTTTTTGCTTGTTTTTGCGCTTTATGTAGGGACGGAAATGAGCGTCGCGAACTTCTTGCCATCCATCCTTATCGCGAATGTAGGGGTCACGCCGGAGATCGGAGCGCTTGGAGTAACCTGCTTCTGGGCCGCGATAACGGTCGGTAGGTTATTTGCAGCGCAGCTGGCGGAGAGGCTGGGTAAATCGCGGTATTTACTGCTCAGCTCATCAGGAGGCGCCATGATTTTGGCGGGATTCACCATGTCGGACGGAGCAGCCGCCAGCTTCACGTTAATTATGCTTCTGGGACTGGTGATGTCCGGAATGTTTGCTGTTGCGCTTGTATATGCCAATGAGTTTTTTCAAGGGAGAGAGGAACGAATTACAAGCATGCTGATTGCCGCCGGCGGCGTCGGCGGTGCACTCGTTCCTCTGCTCACCGGCGGGCTCATGGAACGTTTATCAATACAGCAGGCCTTGTGGGTGTTGGTGCTGTTTTATGTGCTGATGCTTATCCTTGTGCTTCAAGCCTCCCGTGTGGGCGAAGGGAAGGGCGATCCGTCGGTTTAG
- a CDS encoding thiamine phosphate synthase: MIKRMHALHVITTGRQELEEVAAILIQCPVTLIDVLHIREKQRSAQELVQWHARLKPLLTQTAVILNDRMDAALAASAEGVQLTAASLNAAQARAIAPQGMRIGCSVHSADEATEASLQGANYVIFGHVYPTSSKPGLAPRGIAALRQTVDAANVPVIAIGGIEPNSVDEVLSTGAAGVAILSSVLLHSDPVGQVYAYREALDRTKHKPRRDFT, encoded by the coding sequence ATGATCAAGAGAATGCATGCGCTGCACGTTATCACCACAGGACGACAGGAGCTCGAAGAGGTCGCCGCGATATTGATTCAGTGCCCCGTGACGCTCATCGATGTGCTGCACATTCGGGAGAAGCAGCGCAGTGCACAGGAGCTTGTACAGTGGCATGCGCGGCTGAAGCCGCTGCTAACGCAAACCGCGGTAATTCTGAACGACCGCATGGATGCGGCGCTGGCGGCGTCTGCTGAAGGAGTACAGCTTACAGCAGCCAGTCTGAATGCTGCGCAGGCGAGGGCTATCGCCCCGCAAGGCATGCGAATTGGCTGTTCGGTGCATTCCGCGGATGAAGCGACTGAGGCGTCCCTTCAAGGGGCCAATTATGTCATCTTCGGCCATGTATACCCGACAAGCTCAAAGCCCGGACTAGCCCCTCGCGGCATCGCCGCCCTCAGACAGACGGTGGATGCTGCAAACGTACCCGTCATCGCCATAGGAGGCATCGAGCCGAATAGCGTGGACGAGGTGCTGTCCACCGGGGCCGCAGGCGTTGCCATCCTGTCTTCCGTGCTTCTGCATTCTGATCCTGTCGGTCAAGTGTACGCTTACCGCGAAGCGCTCGATCGGACTAAGCATAAACCAAGGAGAGATTTCACATGA
- a CDS encoding FMN-dependent NADH-azoreductase, translating into MSNVLFVKANDRPADQAISVKLYDTFLESYKQSHPEDQITELDLFTANLPYYDSTAMTGMFKLAKGMELTSVEQNAADVVNGYLDQFLAADKVVIAFPLWNFTVPAQLITYLTYLCQAGKTFSYTAQGPVGLAGAKKVVLLNARGGVYSEGPMAQLEMSLNYVKNIMGFFGVTDIETTIIEGHNQFPDRAQSIVEEGLNKATKQAASF; encoded by the coding sequence ATGTCCAACGTATTATTCGTCAAAGCAAACGACCGTCCTGCCGATCAAGCGATCAGCGTCAAGCTGTACGATACTTTTTTGGAGAGCTATAAACAGTCTCATCCAGAAGACCAAATCACTGAGCTGGACTTGTTCACGGCTAATCTTCCATACTACGATTCCACTGCTATGACCGGTATGTTCAAGCTTGCCAAAGGCATGGAGCTGACTTCCGTAGAACAGAATGCAGCGGATGTTGTCAATGGTTATCTTGATCAATTCCTTGCAGCTGATAAAGTGGTTATTGCTTTTCCTTTGTGGAACTTCACTGTTCCTGCACAGCTGATCACATACCTTACTTACCTTTGCCAAGCAGGCAAAACATTCAGCTATACCGCTCAAGGTCCTGTAGGACTAGCCGGAGCCAAAAAAGTAGTTTTGCTTAACGCTCGCGGCGGCGTGTACTCGGAAGGTCCAATGGCTCAATTGGAAATGTCGCTTAACTACGTTAAAAACATCATGGGCTTCTTCGGAGTCACCGATATTGAGACAACCATCATCGAGGGTCACAATCAGTTCCCTGATCGTGCACAGTCCATCGTGGAAGAAGGTCTGAACAAAGCTACCAAGCAGGCTGCCTCGTTCTAA
- a CDS encoding tetratricopeptide repeat protein → MGKLLIFSLLWWVIGNPFVALIVLIIILYALDRRFVGLTPSVLKPLKRSRRLSKLKDELRLSPHHTSTKLDIARIYMEQKKYAAALELLEQVGEVMEDSADVLSERGICKLKLGAATEGERLILQAVELNPRVKYGDPYLILGESLADRDAEKAIRYLERFREVNSSSCEAYYLLGQLYRKLGREEEARRSFREAVELYRGLPKYKRRHERRWALLARLKS, encoded by the coding sequence ATGGGAAAATTACTGATTTTTTCTTTATTGTGGTGGGTAATCGGCAATCCGTTCGTGGCTCTTATTGTTCTGATCATCATTTTGTATGCGCTGGATCGTCGCTTTGTCGGGCTGACTCCAAGCGTACTTAAACCTCTGAAGCGATCGCGCCGCTTGTCGAAGCTTAAAGACGAGCTCCGTCTAAGCCCGCATCATACGTCGACCAAGCTGGATATTGCCAGAATCTATATGGAACAAAAAAAGTACGCTGCGGCGCTTGAGCTGCTGGAGCAGGTAGGCGAGGTTATGGAGGATTCCGCAGATGTGCTGAGCGAGAGGGGGATTTGCAAACTGAAGCTCGGTGCAGCAACCGAAGGAGAACGCTTGATCCTGCAGGCGGTAGAGCTGAATCCCAGGGTAAAATACGGCGACCCTTATCTCATTTTGGGGGAGTCCCTTGCGGATAGGGATGCGGAAAAAGCGATACGGTATTTGGAGCGGTTCCGTGAGGTGAATTCTTCTTCTTGCGAAGCCTACTATCTGCTTGGTCAGCTGTACCGCAAGCTGGGCAGAGAAGAAGAAGCCCGCCGCTCGTTCCGTGAGGCCGTGGAACTGTACAGGGGGCTTCCGAAATACAAGCGGCGTCATGAACGACGGTGGGCACTGCTTGCCCGTCTAAAATCATAA
- the thiD gene encoding bifunctional hydroxymethylpyrimidine kinase/phosphomethylpyrimidine kinase, with translation MVTYKALTIAGSDSGGGAGIQADLKTFQMLDVFGMSAITAVTAQNTLGVHGIYDIPLEGIEKQIEAIFADIGADAAKTGMLSQPEVIELVAGCIRKAGLKRLVVDPVMVAKGGASLLADSAQDALREKLLPLAAVVTPNIPEAEVITGMTLSSLDDMKLAATRIVKELGASAAIVKGGHRSGEPTDVLYDGEIFHLLTAERYETRHTHGTGCTFSAAICAELAKGKPLLEAAHTAKRFITLAIRHELGIGGGHGPTNHWAYTREGLPAKEKA, from the coding sequence ATGGTCACATATAAAGCGCTAACCATCGCCGGTTCGGATAGCGGCGGAGGTGCGGGGATTCAAGCTGATCTCAAAACATTTCAAATGCTGGATGTGTTCGGAATGTCTGCGATAACGGCCGTCACGGCACAAAATACATTGGGTGTGCACGGAATCTACGATATACCTCTCGAAGGGATCGAGAAGCAGATTGAGGCGATCTTTGCGGATATTGGGGCCGACGCTGCCAAAACAGGCATGCTTTCGCAGCCTGAGGTCATTGAGCTTGTAGCCGGATGTATTCGTAAAGCAGGGCTCAAAAGGCTTGTGGTTGACCCTGTGATGGTCGCCAAAGGTGGCGCCAGCCTCCTTGCGGACAGTGCTCAGGATGCGCTTCGCGAGAAGCTGCTGCCGCTGGCTGCAGTCGTGACGCCAAATATACCGGAAGCTGAGGTTATCACAGGCATGACTTTGTCATCGCTGGATGATATGAAGCTGGCGGCGACACGCATTGTGAAAGAGCTCGGCGCCTCGGCCGCTATCGTGAAGGGCGGACACCGCAGCGGCGAGCCTACCGATGTGCTGTACGACGGTGAAATCTTTCACCTGCTGACGGCAGAGCGCTATGAGACACGCCATACGCACGGGACAGGCTGTACCTTCTCCGCAGCGATATGCGCCGAGCTTGCAAAGGGTAAGCCGCTGCTGGAAGCCGCACATACGGCCAAGCGCTTCATCACGTTGGCGATCCGTCATGAGCTGGGCATCGGCGGGGGACACGGGCCGACGAATCATTGGGCATACACGCGTGAAGGGCTGCCCGCTAAGGAGAAAGCATAA
- the thiO gene encoding glycine oxidase ThiO, whose translation MSTASNQTGGSRTAPTAIIIGGGVIGCSAAYELAKAGFACTLLDKGALNQEASTAAAGMLGAQVETHGPGPFYELCRQSQQLYKAWIDELEFHSAVTAQYIGEGILRAALTEEDEFELRSRLPWIQNAEWLTGNDMLKREPELSPAVRGGLHFYADHQVHPVWLAKALGAAIVKQGCRIREWTPVFRLLTESGTGRICGVQTSEGALHADIVVLASGAWSPALTEPLGIKLPMFPVKGQCISVKTAAPLIRSTVFTHGCYIVPKMDGSYIIGATQVEAGFDKHVAVSAIAELHNKAASLLPRINEAEFIGTWVGLRPGTRDGLPFLGESNELPGLIFATGHYRNGILLAPVTGKIVAQIATGEPTLVDLKAYSPMRAGAAATASL comes from the coding sequence ATGAGCACGGCATCAAACCAAACCGGAGGCAGCAGAACAGCTCCCACCGCAATTATCATCGGGGGAGGCGTGATCGGCTGCTCAGCGGCCTATGAGCTGGCTAAAGCCGGTTTTGCCTGTACCCTGCTCGATAAAGGGGCTTTAAATCAAGAGGCTTCCACAGCAGCTGCAGGTATGCTTGGCGCCCAAGTAGAAACGCATGGGCCTGGGCCGTTCTACGAGCTTTGCCGCCAAAGCCAGCAGTTATACAAGGCTTGGATCGATGAGCTGGAGTTTCATAGCGCCGTTACCGCACAATACATCGGGGAAGGTATCCTTCGGGCAGCCTTAACGGAAGAGGACGAGTTCGAACTCCGCAGCCGTCTGCCCTGGATTCAAAACGCAGAGTGGTTGACGGGAAACGACATGCTAAAGCGAGAGCCCGAGTTGTCCCCTGCCGTGCGCGGAGGATTACATTTTTATGCCGATCATCAGGTCCATCCCGTTTGGCTCGCCAAAGCACTCGGCGCTGCGATCGTTAAGCAAGGCTGCCGTATTCGCGAATGGACACCTGTATTCAGACTGCTGACGGAATCCGGTACCGGACGTATATGTGGCGTTCAAACATCGGAAGGCGCCCTGCATGCCGATATCGTTGTCTTGGCTTCCGGAGCATGGAGTCCGGCATTGACCGAACCGCTTGGCATTAAGCTCCCCATGTTTCCGGTTAAGGGGCAGTGCATATCGGTCAAAACCGCAGCTCCGCTCATTCGCTCGACCGTCTTTACTCATGGCTGCTATATCGTTCCGAAGATGGACGGAAGCTATATCATCGGTGCGACACAAGTAGAAGCCGGCTTCGATAAGCATGTCGCCGTGAGTGCCATTGCCGAGCTTCATAATAAAGCGGCCTCGCTTCTTCCTCGTATTAATGAAGCAGAATTTATTGGAACCTGGGTGGGACTTCGTCCCGGAACACGTGACGGGCTTCCGTTTCTCGGCGAATCCAATGAGCTTCCCGGATTGATTTTCGCCACAGGTCATTACAGAAACGGCATTCTGCTTGCTCCGGTCACCGGCAAAATTGTCGCCCAAATCGCAACCGGAGAGCCCACGCTGGTAGATCTCAAGGCTTATTCACCTATGCGCGCAGGTGCTGCAGCAACCGCTTCGTTATGA
- a CDS encoding DUF2062 domain-containing protein: MKWTRKWRLALIRMIRVKAAAHHVALGLAVGFLPCWFPTFGIGALLSAGLARLFKASVSASLLAAAIGSFLWPALFYLNYKIGGFVSLLFSRSAPVDIELNEVEYVDTAESVQSWAQMGIDFTVGAIMNSIVFSMLGYYVFLVILKKYRSPLLYKLRS; the protein is encoded by the coding sequence ATGAAATGGACGAGAAAATGGAGATTGGCCCTCATTCGGATGATTCGGGTGAAGGCGGCCGCACATCATGTTGCCCTTGGACTAGCGGTTGGTTTTTTACCGTGTTGGTTTCCGACCTTCGGTATCGGGGCACTTCTATCTGCTGGCCTTGCGCGATTGTTTAAAGCTAGTGTATCGGCTTCTCTCCTAGCCGCAGCCATCGGTTCTTTTCTCTGGCCGGCATTGTTCTATCTGAATTACAAAATCGGCGGATTCGTTTCTTTGCTATTTAGCAGAAGTGCCCCCGTAGATATAGAATTAAATGAAGTAGAATACGTGGATACCGCAGAGAGTGTTCAAAGCTGGGCACAGATGGGGATTGATTTTACAGTGGGCGCGATCATGAATAGCATTGTATTCAGTATGCTTGGCTACTATGTTTTTCTTGTCATCCTGAAGAAATATCGTTCGCCCCTGTTGTATAAGCTGCGCTCATAA
- a CDS encoding HepT-like ribonuclease domain-containing protein has translation MYYVNQEQIDLRLSFVPTLLQASSELTEAWSKAAHGEASGESLLLQFAQERTLHLAIETITDVGSLLIDAFMMRDASSYEDIIDILSDEGVFDQDTAATLKELVMLRRPLTQEYTSVKHKGLHPMMSRLPAALAVFAEAVPDFIRKEML, from the coding sequence ATGTACTATGTCAATCAGGAACAAATCGATCTACGCTTGTCCTTCGTGCCTACGTTGCTTCAAGCTTCCAGCGAATTAACAGAAGCTTGGTCTAAAGCAGCTCACGGAGAAGCTTCAGGAGAATCGCTCCTTCTTCAATTTGCCCAGGAGCGGACGCTTCATCTTGCGATCGAAACCATTACGGACGTAGGTAGTCTGCTGATCGATGCATTCATGATGCGCGATGCGAGCAGCTATGAGGACATTATCGACATTTTGAGCGATGAGGGCGTATTTGATCAGGACACGGCCGCAACATTGAAAGAGCTTGTTATGCTTCGCCGTCCTTTAACACAGGAGTATACCTCGGTCAAGCACAAAGGGCTTCACCCGATGATGAGCCGCCTTCCAGCAGCGCTCGCAGTGTTCGCCGAAGCGGTTCCTGATTTCATCCGTAAGGAAATGCTGTAA
- a CDS encoding MarR family transcriptional regulator yields MTSRQDLYELEETFRQLFRRIKASWSRFEEQGVSASQAVILEKLDSEGPLKVSQIAEALWITSGAVTTLSDKLIAGGFAERMRSEEDRRVVMMEITDKGKEVISALKVYRKKVVEAYFGELPEEDVQHLNRIFNHILNREETL; encoded by the coding sequence ATGACAAGCCGTCAAGACTTATATGAGTTAGAAGAAACGTTCAGACAATTATTTCGAAGAATAAAAGCAAGCTGGAGCCGCTTTGAAGAACAAGGGGTTTCGGCTTCACAAGCAGTAATTCTGGAAAAATTGGATAGCGAAGGGCCACTTAAGGTGTCCCAGATTGCCGAAGCGCTGTGGATTACTTCCGGAGCCGTTACGACATTATCCGATAAGCTGATTGCGGGAGGCTTTGCGGAAAGAATGCGTTCGGAGGAAGACCGCCGGGTCGTAATGATGGAGATTACAGACAAAGGCAAGGAAGTAATCTCTGCTTTGAAAGTGTACAGAAAGAAAGTCGTCGAAGCTTACTTTGGAGAATTACCTGAAGAGGATGTCCAACATTTAAACCGTATTTTTAATCATATATTGAACAGGGAAGAAACGTTATAA
- a CDS encoding D-alanyl-D-alanine carboxypeptidase family protein, with translation MKLIKTTIVVGFILLAGFKLYEGEVRAVWNEIPWMFAKGPKLEATAAVLLDAETGELMYSVNGDTPLPPASMSKMMTEYIVLEHIGSQKLSWNEKVKISPRAAGVVGAKVPLRAGDRVSVKDLFAAVAVDSANDAAVALAERVAGSEEAFAALMNEKAKSLGLSKHTHYINATGLSRTDMGSNPPEGIRGEQQMTAADTAKLASRLIQDYPDILSFTDKPSYRLAYQKKTVVNTNEMLRAEENQVLGFEGLDGLKTGFTDEAGYCFTGTAVRDGKRLISVVMGTSTSNKRFEETKILLSYGFKD, from the coding sequence ATGAAATTGATCAAAACGACGATTGTAGTGGGTTTCATTTTGCTTGCAGGATTTAAGCTTTATGAGGGGGAAGTACGGGCTGTATGGAATGAGATTCCCTGGATGTTTGCGAAAGGGCCCAAGCTGGAGGCGACAGCTGCGGTGCTGCTGGATGCGGAAACCGGAGAGCTGATGTATTCCGTAAACGGAGATACACCGCTGCCGCCGGCCAGCATGTCCAAGATGATGACGGAATACATCGTTCTAGAGCATATTGGCAGCCAAAAGCTTTCGTGGAATGAAAAGGTGAAAATCAGCCCCCGAGCTGCGGGTGTGGTTGGAGCTAAAGTGCCCCTTCGGGCAGGAGACCGGGTATCCGTAAAAGATTTATTCGCAGCAGTCGCCGTCGATTCAGCCAATGATGCAGCGGTTGCGCTCGCCGAACGAGTGGCAGGCAGTGAAGAAGCCTTCGCAGCGCTCATGAATGAGAAGGCAAAAAGCTTGGGCTTGTCCAAGCACACGCATTATATCAATGCGACTGGCTTGTCTAGAACGGATATGGGCTCGAATCCACCGGAGGGTATTCGAGGAGAGCAGCAGATGACGGCTGCGGATACGGCGAAGCTGGCATCCAGGCTGATCCAGGATTACCCGGACATCCTGTCTTTTACAGATAAACCTAGCTATCGACTTGCCTACCAAAAGAAGACGGTGGTCAATACGAATGAGATGCTGCGGGCCGAAGAGAATCAGGTCTTAGGCTTTGAGGGCCTGGACGGACTCAAAACGGGGTTTACGGATGAAGCTGGATATTGTTTTACCGGGACGGCTGTCCGTGACGGAAAAAGATTGATTAGTGTCGTGATGGGCACGTCCACTAGCAATAAACGATTCGAAGAAACCAAAATCTTATTAAGCTATGGATTTAAGGACTGA
- a CDS encoding LCP family protein, with product MFSPRKKNKNRKTLRSVMLTLGILGIGAASYAGYLIHKADKALEQMSVSAAAGAQQSSAEKTAELKPMSFLLVGVDNRKGSGGSMNSDVMMLVSLNPETRSATMVSIPRDLQLKPRGFGIGLSSQKANYYYAYYYNKDRDTALTNTKQFFSSMFDVPVDYMAVIDFDGFRQVIDELDGIEVDVDMDMRYVDNFDGTNINLTKGMQTLDGKETLDFLRYRKSNRGTQESSDIARNERQQQVISKLLDRMTSFSGITQWGGMLEIAGRNVQTDIPADQLRKFILSFQKLKPDHIESIPLDGRWDSPYIVPKEDDLSAAIASLRTQLGLPSESTVTGSTYGTLSKRFGIDPTLPVRRNQNTSQTTNNRPSH from the coding sequence ATGTTTTCACCGCGCAAGAAGAATAAAAACCGTAAAACGCTGCGCAGCGTCATGCTCACCCTTGGTATTCTGGGCATAGGAGCAGCGAGCTATGCAGGGTACTTAATACATAAAGCCGATAAGGCTTTAGAGCAAATGTCCGTATCCGCCGCGGCAGGTGCTCAACAGAGCTCCGCTGAGAAAACAGCCGAATTAAAGCCAATGAGCTTCTTGCTGGTCGGCGTGGATAACCGCAAAGGCAGTGGAGGAAGCATGAACAGCGATGTGATGATGCTGGTCTCGCTCAATCCCGAGACTCGTTCAGCCACCATGGTTTCCATTCCGCGTGATTTGCAGTTAAAACCGAGGGGATTCGGAATAGGGCTGTCCTCACAGAAAGCCAACTATTACTACGCCTATTACTATAATAAAGACCGCGATACTGCGCTTACCAATACCAAACAGTTCTTTAGCAGCATGTTTGATGTGCCTGTCGATTATATGGCAGTGATCGACTTTGACGGGTTCCGTCAAGTGATCGATGAGCTGGACGGAATTGAAGTTGATGTAGACATGGATATGCGATATGTGGATAACTTTGACGGTACGAACATCAACTTAACCAAAGGTATGCAAACGTTGGACGGCAAAGAAACGCTCGATTTCTTGCGCTACCGCAAATCCAATAGAGGTACGCAAGAATCCTCGGACATTGCCCGTAATGAACGGCAACAGCAGGTGATATCTAAGCTGCTTGACAGAATGACTTCTTTCAGCGGAATCACCCAATGGGGTGGCATGCTCGAAATTGCCGGCAGGAACGTGCAAACCGATATTCCAGCGGATCAGCTGCGCAAGTTCATCCTGTCCTTCCAAAAGCTGAAGCCCGATCATATCGAATCCATTCCTTTGGATGGACGATGGGATAGCCCCTACATTGTGCCGAAAGAAGACGATCTCAGTGCAGCAATCGCTTCGCTTCGGACGCAGTTAGGCCTTCCTTCGGAAAGCACGGTCACCGGATCTACCTACGGTACGCTTTCTAAACGCTTTGGGATCGACCCTACTCTTCCCGTTCGCCGCAACCAGAACACAAGTCAGACAACAAATAACAGGCCATCCCATTAA